Proteins co-encoded in one Corynebacterium lujinxingii genomic window:
- the rpmI gene encoding 50S ribosomal protein L35, translating to MKQKTHKGTAKRIKVNGKGKLRREQAGKRHLNEKLSSKRRRKLSGTTDVAQSDVKRAKRLLGMS from the coding sequence ATGAAGCAGAAGACCCACAAGGGCACCGCAAAGCGCATCAAGGTCAACGGCAAGGGCAAGCTGCGCCGCGAGCAGGCTGGTAAGCGCCACCTGAACGAGAAGCTCTCGTCGAAGCGCCGCCGCAAGCTGTCCGGCACCACCGACGTTGCTCAGTCTGACGTCAAGCGCGCAAAGCGCCTCCTCGGCATGTCCTAA
- the rplT gene encoding 50S ribosomal protein L20, translating into MARVKRSVNAKKKRRAILKSAKGYRGQRSRLYRKAKEQWLHSQTYAYRDRRKRKGEFRKLWIQRINAAARMNGITYNRLIHGLKLAEVEVDRKILAELAVSDFAAFSALCEVAKNALPEDVNAPKAA; encoded by the coding sequence ATGGCACGTGTGAAGCGTTCAGTCAATGCTAAGAAGAAGCGCCGCGCAATCCTGAAGTCCGCGAAGGGCTACCGCGGCCAGCGCTCCCGCCTGTACCGCAAGGCCAAGGAGCAGTGGCTGCACTCCCAGACCTACGCTTACCGCGACCGTCGTAAGCGCAAGGGCGAGTTCCGCAAGCTGTGGATCCAGCGCATCAACGCTGCTGCTCGCATGAACGGCATCACCTACAACCGTCTCATCCACGGCCTGAAGCTGGCTGAGGTCGAGGTCGACCGCAAGATCCTGGCTGAGCTGGCTGTCAGCGACTTCGCTGCTTTCTCCGCTCTGTGCGAGGTTGCGAAGAACGCGCTGCCGGAGGACGTCAACGCTCCGAAGGCTGCATAA